A section of the Virgibacillus sp. NKC19-3 genome encodes:
- a CDS encoding glycosyltransferase family 4 protein: MYNYVDLFIAFTIALVATFLVTFPVKKLAIKLGTVDLPNKRKIHTQVTPRLGGLAIFIGSFLGALYLQPTHEHLPEILLGAIVIIITGALDDRFSIRPVIKLTGQLIAASFLISSGLIIERITLPFIGMVDLGFFSVLITVLWVVGITNAINLIDGLDGLATGVATIALTSIFIMALIDARIIVAYLCIVLIGANLGFLYHNFYPAKIYMGDTGSNFLGYMIAVVSMLGLFKNIALFGFIIPVVVLAVPIFDTLLAILRRAYHKENIMMPDNKHLHYQLIAGGYSHRKSVLIMYAFSALFGAMAILVSFASMLTSIIVTLFVLAFLHIFAELSGVVMGGKRPVVDRLRRLLRKMERNR, encoded by the coding sequence ATGTATAATTATGTCGATTTATTTATCGCATTTACCATCGCACTTGTTGCGACTTTTTTAGTAACCTTTCCCGTAAAAAAATTGGCGATTAAGTTAGGTACGGTTGATCTGCCAAATAAAAGGAAAATACATACACAAGTAACACCGAGATTAGGTGGGTTAGCCATCTTTATTGGTTCTTTTTTAGGTGCGCTTTACCTGCAGCCCACGCATGAACATTTACCTGAAATTTTACTGGGAGCGATCGTCATCATCATAACAGGCGCACTCGATGATCGTTTCTCCATTAGGCCTGTCATTAAGCTTACGGGGCAACTTATTGCAGCGTCATTCCTTATTTCGTCGGGGCTTATCATTGAACGTATTACACTACCATTCATTGGCATGGTTGATCTTGGTTTTTTCAGTGTGCTTATCACGGTACTCTGGGTAGTTGGCATAACGAATGCCATTAATCTTATCGATGGACTGGACGGGCTGGCAACAGGGGTAGCGACCATTGCGCTGACAAGTATATTCATCATGGCACTCATTGATGCGCGAATTATTGTCGCTTATTTATGCATTGTATTAATAGGGGCTAATCTTGGGTTTTTGTATCATAATTTTTACCCCGCAAAGATATATATGGGAGATACAGGCTCTAATTTTCTTGGCTATATGATCGCTGTGGTCTCCATGCTCGGCTTATTTAAAAACATCGCGTTATTTGGTTTTATTATCCCGGTTGTTGTTTTAGCGGTGCCCATTTTTGATACATTATTAGCGATTCTCCGTAGAGCCTACCATAAAGAAAACATTATGATGCCGGATAATAAGCATCTTCACTATCAGCTGATTGCCGGTGGATACAGCCACCGGAAGTCCGTTCTGATAATGTACGCTTTCAGTGCTTTATTCGGTGCGATGGCCATTCTGGTTTCTTTTGCATCCATGTTAACGTCCATCATTGTTACACTTTTTGTGCTCGCATTCCTACATATCTTTGCAGAATTATCAGGCGTTGTCATGGGAGGAAAGCGACCTGTCGTGGACAGGCTGAGAAGATTGCTTCGAAAAATGGAGAGGAATAGATGA
- a CDS encoding SCO family protein, whose translation MKQRLLLIMILISLSLFITACGGEQIESNMSEEVADFEFVTQDNETFGLEDLEGDWWLANFMYTNCTIVCPTTTPNMAMVQDVLDESNLDAQFVSFSVDPKNDTPEVLKDYAKQYPVDLSNWSFLTGYDFDEIQQLSKDSFQTILEGGGPDEHEFAHSTYFFLVNPDGEIIKKYDGMSSDEMDVIVEDLKTVL comes from the coding sequence ATGAAACAAAGACTTCTGTTGATTATGATACTGATTTCTCTAAGTTTGTTTATCACCGCCTGTGGTGGCGAACAAATAGAGTCGAACATGTCTGAAGAGGTAGCGGATTTTGAATTCGTAACACAGGATAACGAGACATTCGGACTGGAAGATCTTGAGGGTGATTGGTGGCTGGCTAATTTTATGTACACAAATTGTACCATCGTTTGTCCGACGACAACACCGAATATGGCTATGGTTCAAGATGTATTAGATGAATCGAACTTGGACGCACAGTTTGTTTCCTTTAGTGTTGATCCAAAGAACGATACGCCCGAAGTGCTGAAAGACTATGCAAAACAATACCCGGTAGATTTAAGTAATTGGTCCTTTCTAACGGGTTATGATTTTGATGAAATCCAACAGCTGTCCAAGGATTCCTTTCAAACCATTCTTGAAGGTGGAGGTCCTGATGAGCACGAGTTTGCCCACAGTACTTATTTCTTTTTGGTGAATCCCGATGGTGAAATTATTAAAAAATATGATGGCATGTCTTCTGATGAAATGGACGTGATTGTCGAAGACTTGAAAACAGTGTTGTGA
- the tatA gene encoding twin-arginine translocase TatA/TatE family subunit — MGLGSIGIPGMILIVIIALIIFGPKKLPEIGKATGQTLKEFKNSANDVMTDASDSSETKEEGQN; from the coding sequence ATGGGACTTGGTAGTATTGGCATACCTGGTATGATCCTTATTGTAATCATAGCGCTTATCATTTTCGGACCGAAAAAACTACCTGAAATTGGAAAAGCTACTGGTCAGACACTGAAGGAATTTAAAAATTCAGCGAACGACGTCATGACAGATGCTTCAGATAGCTCTGAAACAAAAGAAGAGGGTCAAAACTAA
- a CDS encoding GMC family oxidoreductase — protein MAKKLDKVDVVIVGVGWAGGIVSAEMAKAGKKVVALERGEHKKRSDYIGVKDELRFDNRYQIMQDLSGETITSRNNIDETALPVRTRTNMQVGTDLGGGSVHWAGATYRYWPYEFEIRSQTIDRYGEDKIPEDMNLQDWGITYEEMEKYYDKWEKTAGISGEQDPLAPERENPWPTPPLKETPGLKLFKEAAKNLDLHPFQIAAGNLSEQYENPDGQTINACMYCSFCTRHGCDFGAKSDPLQTVIPTALEHDNYELRTRAYVRRVLYDDDNKKATGVMYVDERTGEEFEQPADVVVLSGFAFTNNRLLMLSDIGEQYDPETREGIIGRNFNGQYNSAFNGSKGFFEDKKFNLYMGAGALGAAVNDYAADNFDHADLDFIGGGAIELRQYGFGAISSSNNVPKDTPSWGAQYKEDSLHYAYRTLQIWYSPLAMSYWHNYLDLDPTYKDEYGDPLLRATYKFGDQERNIAKFGVERCHEIMEEMGADIIEDDEVPEEFDHSFTGGHYTGGVVMGDDPETSAVNNYLQMWDVDNLFVVGGSAFPQFGGHHPTPTIGALAYRAAEGIEKYMDDGGQLAEAKRQTQKA, from the coding sequence ATGGCGAAGAAATTGGATAAAGTTGATGTCGTTATCGTAGGCGTTGGCTGGGCAGGTGGTATAGTCAGTGCTGAAATGGCTAAAGCAGGTAAAAAAGTTGTAGCATTGGAACGCGGGGAACATAAAAAAAGAAGCGATTATATTGGTGTAAAAGACGAACTCAGATTTGACAATCGCTATCAGATTATGCAAGATTTATCAGGAGAAACTATTACATCACGAAATAACATCGATGAGACAGCCTTACCGGTAAGAACCAGAACCAACATGCAGGTTGGCACTGACTTAGGCGGTGGTAGTGTGCATTGGGCAGGGGCGACTTACCGTTACTGGCCTTATGAATTCGAAATTCGCAGTCAAACGATTGATCGCTATGGAGAAGATAAGATCCCCGAAGACATGAACTTACAGGACTGGGGGATCACTTATGAGGAAATGGAAAAATACTATGACAAATGGGAGAAAACAGCCGGTATTTCCGGTGAACAGGATCCATTGGCACCGGAACGGGAGAATCCTTGGCCTACCCCGCCTCTGAAGGAAACTCCTGGTCTTAAGCTATTTAAAGAAGCGGCGAAAAATCTGGATTTACATCCGTTTCAGATAGCTGCGGGTAATTTGTCCGAGCAATATGAAAACCCAGACGGTCAAACGATTAACGCTTGTATGTACTGTTCATTTTGCACAAGACACGGATGTGACTTCGGTGCAAAATCGGATCCGTTGCAGACTGTAATTCCGACTGCTTTGGAACATGACAACTATGAACTGCGGACACGTGCGTATGTCAGGCGTGTGTTGTACGATGATGACAACAAAAAAGCGACGGGTGTCATGTACGTAGATGAAAGAACAGGAGAAGAATTTGAACAGCCGGCTGATGTTGTTGTCTTATCAGGTTTTGCATTTACAAACAATCGTCTGCTGATGTTATCTGACATAGGTGAACAATATGATCCGGAAACAAGAGAGGGGATTATCGGCCGGAACTTTAACGGTCAATACAATTCCGCTTTCAATGGTTCGAAGGGCTTTTTCGAGGACAAAAAGTTTAACCTGTATATGGGGGCTGGCGCGCTTGGTGCAGCAGTCAATGATTATGCGGCCGACAACTTTGATCACGCTGACCTGGATTTTATCGGGGGTGGAGCGATCGAATTGAGACAGTACGGGTTTGGTGCCATCTCAAGCAGTAATAATGTCCCCAAAGATACACCAAGTTGGGGTGCGCAATATAAAGAGGATTCTTTGCACTATGCATACAGGACCTTGCAAATCTGGTATTCGCCTCTTGCGATGTCGTACTGGCATAATTATCTGGACCTGGATCCGACTTATAAGGATGAATACGGCGACCCACTGCTACGTGCCACGTACAAGTTTGGCGATCAGGAAAGAAATATAGCCAAATTCGGTGTGGAAAGATGTCATGAGATTATGGAGGAAATGGGTGCTGATATTATTGAAGATGATGAAGTTCCGGAAGAGTTCGATCACAGTTTCACTGGTGGCCACTATACCGGCGGCGTTGTGATGGGGGATGACCCGGAGACATCTGCAGTCAATAATTATCTGCAAATGTGGGACGTTGACAATCTGTTTGTTGTAGGTGGTTCAGCATTCCCACAATTTGGTGGTCATCATCCGACACCAACCATTGGTGCACTGGCCTATCGTGCTGCAGAAGGAATTGAAAAGTATATGGATGATGGTGGACAATTGGCAGAAGCGAAGCGGCAAACACAAAAGGCATAA
- a CDS encoding gluconate 2-dehydrogenase subunit 3 family protein, producing the protein MANNGPVNNKDKQANDKKDVSRRQFLKNSGYAAGGVVGGALLGGLISNPFQTEETAGTDENTQAKEPLQEARTFFSRSEDFQTLAAATERIYPENENGPGAIELGVPYFIDKQLAGFWGSNSRDYTKGPFDPKASDTHGFQSKLNRGEMFLVGLRRMQEVSQEQHEEEFFDLDGEAQDDILVSFESGDVGVTGMRSETFFELLRQTTIEGVYSDPAYGGNKDMQGWEMMEYPGPRMGWMDDIEAEDFVSKAPKSLRSYQGGGL; encoded by the coding sequence GTGGCGAATAATGGTCCTGTAAACAATAAGGATAAACAAGCTAATGATAAGAAGGACGTTTCAAGACGGCAATTTCTTAAGAATTCTGGTTACGCAGCTGGCGGTGTTGTTGGCGGAGCGCTACTAGGCGGTTTAATCAGTAATCCGTTCCAAACAGAAGAAACAGCCGGTACAGATGAAAATACGCAGGCCAAAGAACCGCTGCAGGAAGCACGTACATTTTTTAGTCGCAGTGAGGACTTTCAAACCTTAGCTGCTGCAACAGAGCGAATATATCCTGAAAATGAAAACGGTCCCGGTGCTATTGAGCTGGGTGTACCGTATTTTATTGACAAACAGCTGGCGGGGTTTTGGGGATCAAACAGTAGAGATTATACAAAAGGCCCCTTTGACCCCAAGGCATCCGACACACATGGGTTTCAGTCAAAACTTAATCGAGGCGAGATGTTCTTGGTTGGACTGAGGCGAATGCAGGAAGTTAGTCAGGAGCAACATGAGGAGGAATTTTTCGATCTGGATGGAGAAGCGCAGGATGATATTCTTGTAAGCTTTGAATCTGGTGATGTAGGCGTGACAGGTATGAGATCGGAAACGTTTTTTGAACTTCTTAGACAGACGACAATCGAAGGTGTCTATTCCGATCCTGCATATGGTGGCAATAAAGATATGCAAGGTTGGGAAATGATGGAATATCCTGGTCCCCGTATGGGCTGGATGGATGATATCGAAGCAGAAGATTTTGTTTCCAAAGCACCGAAGAGCTTACGTTCATATCAGGGAGGCGGTTTATAA
- a CDS encoding threonine/serine exporter family protein, with translation MTKQVSIAKLCMLAGKIMLKSGAETYRVEDTMNRIAEAYGMEDAQSYATPTGIHFSVDFSEHTNFMRITNRATDLHKIAEVNKVSRSIATGKLEIDEAFTMLECIDHAKLTFPEWMQIIAAAFVSGSFAIMFGGTWPDFIPACIAGSTGFAGMLGANRLVDIRFIAEFIGSVMIGVVAVLFISNGFGASLDRIIIGAVMPLVPGLHITNAVRDLMAGHLVAGVSKGVEALLTAFAIGAGIAVIIGFI, from the coding sequence ATGACGAAGCAAGTTTCCATTGCAAAGCTTTGTATGTTGGCGGGGAAAATTATGCTTAAAAGTGGCGCGGAGACGTATCGCGTGGAGGATACAATGAATCGGATTGCTGAGGCGTATGGGATGGAAGACGCACAAAGCTATGCGACCCCAACCGGCATTCACTTTTCCGTTGACTTTTCGGAGCATACCAATTTCATGCGGATTACCAATCGTGCTACGGATTTACATAAAATAGCAGAAGTGAATAAGGTCTCTCGCAGTATTGCAACTGGCAAACTTGAGATTGATGAAGCCTTCACCATGCTGGAGTGCATTGACCATGCCAAATTAACCTTCCCGGAGTGGATGCAAATTATCGCAGCGGCATTTGTAAGTGGAAGTTTCGCGATTATGTTTGGTGGAACTTGGCCAGACTTTATCCCTGCATGTATTGCCGGCAGTACAGGATTTGCAGGAATGCTCGGAGCTAATAGGCTGGTGGATATTCGCTTTATCGCAGAGTTTATTGGTTCAGTTATGATCGGAGTGGTAGCCGTCTTGTTTATCAGTAATGGCTTTGGTGCATCGTTGGATAGAATAATTATCGGTGCGGTGATGCCGTTGGTACCGGGACTACATATCACGAATGCTGTTCGCGACCTGATGGCAGGACATTTGGTAGCAGGTGTATCAAAAGGGGTTGAGGCTCTCTTGACTGCATTTGCAATTGGGGCTGGTATAGCAGTTATCATCGGTTTTATTTAA
- a CDS encoding threonine/serine exporter family protein, translating to MDIIIELITSFIAAAGFGILFNAPRQVLIPCGLVGMSGWILYDALTELAMDAVPATIFAAMLVAVLSQLCAKFYKKPIIVFSVSGIIPLVPGGIAYDAMRHFVENDYYHAVQLSAQVMLLAGGIAMGLVFSEVVNQVARKFSRQH from the coding sequence ATGGATATTATCATAGAACTTATTACAAGCTTTATTGCAGCTGCTGGATTCGGCATTCTTTTTAATGCGCCCCGGCAGGTCCTTATTCCATGCGGGCTTGTTGGAATGTCCGGATGGATTTTATATGATGCGCTCACAGAATTAGCCATGGATGCTGTTCCTGCAACAATTTTTGCTGCAATGCTTGTAGCCGTGTTGAGCCAACTTTGTGCGAAGTTTTATAAAAAACCGATTATCGTTTTTAGTGTTTCTGGCATTATCCCGCTTGTGCCTGGTGGGATCGCGTATGATGCGATGCGCCATTTTGTAGAAAATGATTACTATCATGCGGTACAATTATCCGCACAAGTGATGCTTCTGGCAGGAGGTATTGCAATGGGACTGGTTTTTTCAGAAGTTGTGAATCAAGTTGCCCGCAAGTTCTCACGTCAGCATTAG
- the zwf gene encoding glucose-6-phosphate dehydrogenase, whose protein sequence is MREFLLNNEHNPKAIIVIFGVTGDLAKRKLFPSIYRLYQNGKIDDDFAVVGLARRPWTNEILRDNVEQSIKEINSSKSDLDNFKSHFYYQSFDVTDASSYQGLNDLLQELEGMYNTNGNRIFYLAMAPEFFGTIAVNLKDYCLEISSGWSRLVIEKPFGHDLPSARTLNNQIREAFDEEQIYRIDHYLGKEMVQNIEVIRFANGIFEHLWNNRFISNIQITSSESLGVEERARYYDHSGATRDMVQNHMLQMVALLAMEPPIKLTTDEIRSEKIKVLRALRPINDDEVDENFVRGQYGSGYLHGKYVQSYREEAEELNDSHTETYVAGKVMIDNYRWAGVPFYIRTGKRMAEKSTNIVVEFKDIPMNLYSEDNGNRNPNLLVINIQPNEGITLFLNAKKSGHGSAAQPIQLSYNNNGVHGINTPEAYEKLLYDCMLGDATNFTHWDEVAFSWAYIDAILNAWARQTPDFPNYQSGSMGPKEADDLLAKDGFHWWPITDVVD, encoded by the coding sequence ATGAGGGAATTTCTATTGAATAATGAACATAACCCAAAGGCAATTATTGTTATCTTTGGGGTAACAGGTGATTTAGCGAAACGAAAATTATTCCCATCAATTTACCGGCTTTATCAAAATGGGAAAATTGATGATGATTTTGCTGTGGTAGGTCTCGCACGGAGACCGTGGACCAATGAAATATTACGTGACAATGTAGAACAATCGATTAAAGAAATAAATTCTTCCAAGTCCGATTTAGATAATTTTAAATCTCATTTTTATTACCAGTCCTTTGATGTCACGGACGCTTCCTCTTATCAGGGATTAAATGATTTACTACAGGAACTGGAAGGGATGTACAATACAAATGGGAACCGAATATTCTATTTGGCGATGGCACCGGAATTTTTCGGTACAATTGCGGTTAACTTGAAAGATTACTGCTTAGAGATAAGTTCTGGGTGGTCACGGCTTGTGATCGAGAAACCATTTGGTCACGATCTGCCATCTGCAAGAACATTGAATAACCAGATTCGAGAGGCGTTTGATGAGGAACAGATCTATCGAATCGACCATTACTTAGGAAAAGAAATGGTTCAAAATATTGAAGTGATCCGTTTTGCCAATGGCATATTCGAGCATCTTTGGAACAATCGATTCATTTCCAACATTCAAATCACCTCCAGTGAATCGCTGGGAGTCGAAGAGCGAGCGCGTTATTATGATCATTCCGGAGCGACGCGAGATATGGTTCAAAACCATATGCTCCAGATGGTGGCATTACTCGCCATGGAGCCACCAATTAAATTAACAACAGATGAAATTCGCTCGGAAAAAATCAAAGTACTTCGAGCTCTCCGACCCATTAACGACGATGAAGTGGATGAGAACTTTGTCAGAGGCCAATATGGCAGTGGATATTTGCATGGAAAATATGTGCAGAGCTACCGGGAGGAGGCGGAAGAACTAAACGATTCACACACGGAAACATATGTGGCCGGAAAAGTGATGATTGATAATTACCGCTGGGCAGGCGTCCCTTTTTACATTCGGACAGGCAAACGTATGGCTGAAAAATCAACCAATATTGTCGTTGAGTTTAAGGATATTCCAATGAATCTGTATTCCGAAGATAATGGGAATAGAAATCCAAATTTACTTGTCATCAATATCCAGCCAAATGAAGGAATTACGTTGTTTTTAAACGCGAAGAAATCAGGCCATGGCTCTGCCGCACAGCCTATTCAGCTTTCCTATAATAATAATGGTGTGCATGGAATTAATACGCCGGAAGCGTATGAGAAACTACTCTATGATTGTATGCTTGGGGATGCGACAAACTTTACACATTGGGATGAGGTTGCATTTTCCTGGGCGTACATTGATGCTATTTTAAATGCGTGGGCAAGGCAAACGCCTGATTTTCCGAACTACCAATCGGGATCGATGGGGCCTAAAGAAGCGGACGATCTGCTTGCCAAAGATGGCTTCCACTGGTGGCCAATAACGGACGTAGTGGATTAA
- a CDS encoding efflux RND transporter permease subunit — protein sequence MKLVNTSVKRPVGVIMIVLAIIALGIVSVRNLSVDLFPDIELPVAVVATSYEDAAPQDVENVISQPLESAVSSVEGIETVQSQSQSGSSLVMMMFSSGTDLDQALLDVRESVDQVSGYLPEEAGEPNIMRFSPDQMPIVTMGLTGDDPEELTQIANDDIVPFFERQEGVASVTVEGGVEREIQLVIDQGKLQQYGMSAQDISTAMNSSNQSASVGNVEQGNKDLQMRVTGEFDSLEDIEQTIVQSESGTTVHIEDIAEVNDTTKDAATTLVNGEPSIVLSMMKKTDANTVDVATTIQDRMGELDGDLPDNVNMEVIVDTSEFTQMSVDSVIENIIIAGVIAALILLLFLKSVRATLVIGFSIPIALISTFALLYFTGQTLNVLTLGGLALGIGMMVDSSIVILEHIYSFRQRGYSLVESATKGASELAPAVIASTTTTLVVFLPMIFVEGIAADLFTPLGLAVAFALVTSLIVAITLVPMLSSKMLSKAMSESGRRYWFNSVLKWLGDKYHSVLKWVLHHRKTTIAGTLIAIVASLALIPFVGAEFIPESDQGQMQIEVETETGNSADYTEEKVMQVNEELANHQDLIDSSYVSVGGDDMMGGSANTAIYTILLVPAGERDTSTDSLVQELDEELQTITGAEITVSSMSDMNMGDPIQIQVNGPEHEVLRDLSDDVVNTISSIDGVFNPTSAADEAVPQLNININDEEAALQGLNQEQILGQIQMQFNGQVVTNYNDAGDELDVSMIYPEEARSTINDLEDMKVQSPTGSQVPLQEVASFEQVEGPVALLRENQQAQMNVTSAISDRDLGSVIGDIETALDNMNFPEGYSYEIGGQAEDMGESFSQLALALIFSIFLVYAVMAVQFENFLYPLIIMFALPTTVVGVMLGFFVTGIPLSTVAFIGLIMLAGIVVNNSIVLVDYMNILRRKGVERYEAILEAGRSRLRPILMTTLTTVLAMIPIALALGEGAELQQPLAVTIIFGLSVSSIFTLLLVPVVYSLFDDLTKKLTKRKKKKKDA from the coding sequence TTGAAGCTAGTAAATACATCCGTTAAACGTCCTGTTGGCGTCATTATGATTGTACTTGCAATCATTGCGCTCGGCATTGTGAGTGTACGTAATCTGTCGGTTGATCTTTTTCCGGATATTGAATTGCCGGTAGCTGTTGTAGCGACATCTTATGAGGATGCCGCACCACAGGATGTGGAAAATGTCATTAGTCAACCACTTGAATCAGCTGTAAGTTCTGTTGAAGGAATTGAAACTGTACAATCTCAATCTCAATCTGGTTCATCCCTTGTTATGATGATGTTCAGCAGTGGAACAGATCTGGACCAAGCTTTACTCGATGTGCGCGAAAGTGTCGACCAAGTGAGCGGTTATTTACCGGAGGAGGCCGGTGAGCCTAATATCATGCGCTTTAGCCCGGACCAGATGCCGATTGTAACCATGGGGTTAACCGGGGATGATCCAGAGGAATTAACTCAGATTGCCAATGATGATATTGTGCCATTCTTTGAGCGTCAGGAAGGTGTAGCCTCTGTAACGGTTGAAGGTGGCGTGGAGCGCGAGATTCAACTCGTTATTGATCAAGGAAAGTTGCAGCAATATGGCATGAGCGCACAAGATATTAGTACAGCCATGAACAGCTCGAATCAATCAGCATCTGTCGGCAATGTGGAACAAGGGAATAAAGACCTTCAGATGCGTGTAACCGGTGAATTTGATTCGTTAGAGGATATTGAACAAACGATTGTTCAATCCGAATCCGGAACCACTGTACATATAGAAGACATTGCAGAAGTCAACGATACCACGAAGGACGCTGCAACAACACTTGTAAATGGAGAGCCCTCCATCGTTCTATCTATGATGAAGAAAACGGATGCCAATACCGTCGATGTTGCAACAACCATTCAGGATAGAATGGGTGAATTAGATGGGGATCTTCCTGACAATGTAAATATGGAAGTTATCGTTGATACATCCGAGTTTACACAGATGTCTGTCGATTCAGTGATTGAAAATATCATCATTGCTGGAGTTATAGCTGCGCTTATTTTGCTCCTATTTTTAAAGAGTGTACGCGCAACGCTTGTGATTGGGTTTTCGATCCCGATTGCGCTTATTTCGACATTTGCTCTGTTATACTTTACCGGCCAAACCCTTAATGTGTTAACGCTAGGTGGATTAGCATTAGGGATAGGGATGATGGTCGATAGTTCGATTGTTATTTTAGAACATATCTACTCCTTCAGGCAGAGAGGATACAGTTTAGTTGAATCTGCTACGAAAGGGGCATCCGAGCTTGCGCCGGCAGTAATTGCGTCGACTACTACAACGTTGGTCGTCTTCTTACCAATGATTTTTGTGGAAGGTATTGCAGCCGATCTATTTACACCACTTGGCTTGGCTGTTGCATTTGCATTGGTTACATCCCTTATTGTAGCTATTACGCTTGTACCAATGCTTTCATCGAAAATGCTATCAAAAGCGATGTCGGAAAGTGGTCGCCGTTACTGGTTTAATTCTGTTCTAAAATGGCTTGGCGATAAGTATCATAGCGTACTGAAATGGGTGCTTCACCATCGTAAAACAACGATTGCGGGGACGCTTATTGCCATTGTAGCTAGCCTTGCATTAATTCCATTTGTCGGTGCAGAATTTATTCCGGAGTCTGATCAGGGGCAAATGCAGATCGAGGTGGAAACGGAAACTGGAAATTCAGCGGATTATACCGAGGAAAAAGTCATGCAGGTGAATGAGGAATTAGCAAACCACCAGGATCTTATTGACTCCAGTTATGTCTCTGTAGGTGGCGACGACATGATGGGTGGAAGTGCGAATACAGCTATCTATACGATATTGTTAGTACCAGCAGGAGAACGTGATACGTCTACAGATTCATTAGTTCAGGAGCTCGATGAAGAACTACAAACGATCACTGGTGCAGAAATTACTGTAAGTTCTATGAGTGATATGAATATGGGTGATCCGATTCAGATACAGGTAAATGGACCGGAACATGAAGTGTTGCGTGACTTATCGGATGATGTTGTAAATACGATCTCATCCATCGATGGTGTCTTTAATCCGACTTCTGCTGCAGATGAAGCTGTCCCGCAGCTGAATATCAATATCAATGATGAGGAAGCAGCGTTGCAGGGGTTAAACCAGGAACAAATCCTGGGTCAAATTCAGATGCAGTTTAATGGTCAGGTTGTTACCAATTATAATGATGCCGGAGATGAGCTGGATGTTTCCATGATTTATCCGGAAGAGGCACGTAGTACCATTAATGATTTAGAGGATATGAAAGTTCAGTCTCCAACCGGTTCACAGGTCCCACTTCAGGAAGTTGCTTCGTTTGAGCAAGTAGAAGGTCCGGTTGCATTATTGCGGGAAAATCAACAGGCGCAAATGAACGTAACAAGCGCCATCAGTGATCGTGATCTTGGAAGTGTTATTGGAGATATAGAAACAGCTCTTGACAATATGAACTTCCCAGAAGGTTACAGTTATGAAATCGGCGGTCAAGCAGAGGACATGGGAGAATCATTTTCACAGTTAGCATTAGCGCTGATCTTCTCGATATTCCTGGTATATGCTGTAATGGCAGTCCAGTTTGAAAATTTCTTGTATCCGTTAATTATTATGTTCGCATTGCCAACAACAGTAGTCGGCGTAATGCTCGGATTCTTTGTAACGGGAATACCACTCAGTACTGTCGCATTTATTGGGCTCATTATGCTTGCCGGTATCGTAGTTAATAACTCGATTGTACTCGTGGATTACATGAACATATTAAGACGAAAAGGCGTGGAAAGGTATGAAGCTATTCTCGAAGCGGGTCGCAGCAGGTTACGCCCTATCTTGATGACGACATTAACAACGGTGTTAGCCATGATACCAATCGCATTGGCATTAGGCGAAGGTGCAGAATTGCAACAGCCATTAGCTGTAACCATTATATTCGGTCTCAGTGTTTCCAGTATATTTACATTGCTGCTTGTACCAGTAGTCTATTCCTTGTTTGATGATCTAACGAAGAAACTCACGAAACGGAAGAAGAAAAAGAAAGATGCATAA